From Osmerus eperlanus chromosome 28, fOsmEpe2.1, whole genome shotgun sequence, the proteins below share one genomic window:
- the LOC134015315 gene encoding rho-related GTP-binding protein RhoF-like, translating into MTKSVSGVSSGHSRREDFKVVIVGDGGCGKTSLLTVYTKGNFPEKHIPSVFENVVANVRYRGAEFRLHLYDTAGREDYDRLRPLSYQNVNLVLICYDVTCPSSFENVLIKWYPEVHHFCHGVPVILVGCKADLRKDKTLARKLWSSGQNLITYIQGEETKRKINAELYMECSAKCNENVDDIFREATKKALAATNPPKNPERKLCALL; encoded by the exons ATGACAAAGAGTGTGTCAGGGGTGAGCAGTGGGCATAGCAGAAGGGAGGATTTTAAAGTTGTTATTGTTGGTGATGGCGGATGTGGAAAAACATCCCTCTTAACGGTTTACACAAAGGGAAACTTTCCAGAG AAACATATTCCATCTGTGTTTGAAAATGTGGTTGCCAATGTGAGGTATAGAGGGGCTGAGTTTCGCTTACACCTCTACGATACTGCAG GTCGAGAAGACTATGACAGATTACGTCCTCTTTCTTACCAGAATGTCAACCTAGTACTGATCTGTTATGATGTCACCTGCCCCTCATCCTTTGAGaatgttttgataaag TGGTACCCAGAGGTGCATCATTTCTGCCATGGTGTACCAGTCATCCTGGTTGGATGCAAGGCAGATCTACGGAAGGACAAAACCCTGGCAAGAAAGCTTTGGTCCTCAGGCCAAAATCTTATCACATACATCCAG GGAGAAGAAAccaaaaggaaaataaatgctGAGCTGTATATGGAATGTTCAGCCAAGTGCAATGAAAATGTGGATGACATATTCAGAGAGGCGACTAAAAAAGCCCTTGCAGCAACGAACCCACCCAAAAACCCAGAGAGGAAGCTTTGTGCacttctgtga
- the orai1a gene encoding calcium release-activated calcium channel protein 1, producing MSLNEHSLQALSWRKLYLSRAKLKATSRTSALLSGFAMVAMVEVQLEPDHTYPPGLLIAFSACTTVLVAVHLFALMISTCILPNLEAVSNVHNLNSVNESPHERMHHYIELAWAFSTVIGTLLFLTEVVLLCWVKFLPLRGGKINGTISSGEAAAIASTSIMVPFGLVFIVFAVHFYRTLVSHKTDRQIRELEELSNITRLQNQLDHRGEADCLSPVVHF from the exons ATGAGTTTGAACGAACACTCTTTACAAGCTCTATCATGGAGAAAGCTATATCTGAGCCGTGCCAAATTGAAGGCTACAAGTCGGACATCAGCTCTTTTGTCTGGTTTCGCAATG GTGGCGATGGTGGAAGTGCAATTGGAGCCAGACCACACGTATCCACCGGGGCTGCTGATTGCCTTCAGCGCCTGCACTACCGTCCTTGTAGCAGTGCACCTCTTCGCTCTCATGATCAGCACCTGCATCCTTCCAAACCTTGAAGCGGTGAGCAATGTCCACAACTTGAACTCAGTGAATGAGTCTCCCCACGAGCGTATGCACCACTACATTGAGCTGGCCTGGGCGTTCTCCACCGTCATCGGCACCCTGTTGTTCCTTACGGAAGTGGTTCTCTTGTGCTGGGTCAAGTTCTTGCCACTCAGAGGCGGGAAGATCAACGGGACCATCAGCTCGGGTGAGGCAGCAGCCATCGCCTCCACCTCCATCATGGTGCCTTTCGGTCTGGTGTTCATTGTGTTTGCTGTGCACTTCTACCGCACACTGGTCAGTCACAAAACTGACCGGCAGATCAGGGAGCTAGAAGAGCTGTCCAATATCACCCGCCTTCAGAATCAACTGGACCACAGGGGAGAGGCTGACTGCCTGAGCCCTGTTGTCCATTTCTAA
- the kdm2ba gene encoding lysine (K)-specific demethylase 2Ba isoform X3, with translation MAMSLSADDEDYDSESEQQRAANRPKPKMGTPAAVKLPSNRSSSGARRRRTRCRKCEACLRTECGECHFCKDMKKFGGPGRMKQSCIMRQCIAPVLPHTAVCVVCGEAGKEDTQEEEEDKFNVMLMECSICNEIVHPNCLKVKDTSGVVNEELPNCWECPKCNYAGKTGKVCKQKRGPGFKYASNLPGSLLREQKAAKEEADAGGSVRRREETPRHRLDEPVGRQPPLLSPSCLPRPRPEDKLRKKRKLFDDDEEEDLGVRKKGKSADPLFPKLLHQIKTEEEDQEEEEEEEEEDEEEREPFYRRVLERDEADDEEDSKADLPSPHLKTPFLDSDQSHCSSPRAGPSSEGGSETQEKGPRPKARRKRRIPNKELSKELSKALNQEIQKTEESLANENRQPLKEEPESENEEPKRPFRNGGGGDLGGERPHLRTREMNGTPWELRHFYPSQITPLGFNRSSPATRPLPPRSPPKCVQMERHVIRPPPISPPPDRLPLTDGKTHAMQREVWMKIFGYLPHKELCVNMRVCKTWNRWCCDKRLWTRIDLNRCKAISPLMLSGIIRRQPVSLDLSWTNISKKQLSWLINRLPGLRVLLLSGCSWVAVSALCTSSCPPLRTLDVQWVEGLKDAQMRDLLSPPTDNRPGQMDNRCKLRNIVDLRLAGLDITDASLRLIIRQMPSLSSLDLSYCNHINDQSVNLLTAAGTTTRDSLTVVNLSVCNRVTDHSLTFFKRCGSICQIDLRYCKQVTKTACERFIAEMSVSVQFGLKEDKLLQKLS, from the exons ATGGCCATGTCACTGAGTGCGGACGATGAGGATTACGATTCAGAATCTGAACAG CAACGGGCAGCCAATCGGCCAAAGCCCAAGATGGGGACGCCAGCTGCCGTCAAGCTGCCGTCCAATCGCAGCTCGTCTGGTGCGAGGCGCCGGCGGACACGCTGTCGGAAGTGTGAGGCATGCCTGCGGACCGAGTGTGGCGAGTGTCACTTCTGCAAAGACATGAAGAAGTTTGGAGGTCCGGGTCGCATGAAGCAGTCATGTATCATGAGGCAGTGCATCGCG CCGGTTCTTCCCCACACggccgtgtgtgtggtgtgtggtgaggcAGGCAAGGAGGAcacgcaggaggaggaagaggacaagttCAATGTCATGCTCATGGAGTGCTCCATCTGCAATGAGATAGTTCATCCCAACTGTCTCAAG GTTAAAGATACTTCGGGCGTGGTGAACGAAGAGCTCCCTAACTGTTGGGAGTGTCCCAAATGCAATTATGCTGGGAAAACTGGAAAA gTCTGCAAGCAAAAAAGAGGTCCAGGGTTCAAGTACGCCTCCAACCTCCCAGGCTCCCTGCTGAGGGAGCAGAAGGCCGCCAAGGAGGAGGCGGACGCGGGGGGCTCGGtccggaggagggaggagaccccCAGGCACCGGCTGGACGAGCCCGTCGGCCGACAGCCGCCTCTCCTGTCGCCCAGCTGCTTGCCTCGGCCCCGACCGGAGGACAAactgaggaagaagaggaagctgTTCGACGACGATGAGGAAGAGGACCTCGGCGTGAGGAAGAAG GGCAAGTCAGCTGATCCTCTCTTCCCCAAACTTCTCCATCAAATCAAGACGGAGGAAGAGgaccaagaggaggaggaggaggaagaggaggaggatgaggaggagcggGAACCTTTCTACCGGCGTGTCCTTGAAAGGGACGAAGCTGACGATGAAGAGGACAGCAAGGCCGACCTGCCGAGTCCCCACCTCAAGACGCCTTTTCTGGACAGCGACCAGTCGCACTGCAGCTCCCCCCGGGCGGGGCCCAGCAGCGAGGGAGGCAGCGAGACCCAGGAGAAGGGCCCGCGGCCCAAAGCCCGCCGCAAGCGCCGCATCCCCAACAAGGAGCTGAGCAAGGAGCTGAGCAAAGCCCTCAACCAGGAGATCCAGAAGACCGAGGAGTCCCTGGCCAATGAGAACCGCCAGCCCCTCAAGGAGGAGCCCGAGAGCGAGAACGAGGAGCCCAAGAGGCCCTTCCGGAACGGCGGCGGCGGCGACCTGGGAGGTGAGCGGCCCCACCTCAGGACCAGGGAGATGAACGGCACCCCCTGGGAGCTGCGCCACTTCTACCCCAGTCAGATCACCCCTCTGGGCTTCAACAGGAGCTCCCCCGCCACCCGGCCCCTGCCCCCGCGCTCCCCGCCCAAGTGTGTCCAAATGGAGAGACACGTCATCCGCCCGCCCCCCATCAGCCCCCCTCCGGACAGGCTGCCCCTCACGGACGGCAAGACCCACGCCATGCagagggaggtctggatgaaGATCTTCGGGTACCTCCCTCACAAGGAGCTGTGTGTCAACATGCGGGTCTGCAAGACCTGGAACAGATG GTGCTGTGACAAAAGGCTGTGGACCCGGATTGACCTGAATCGCTGCAAGGCCATCTCACCGCTCATGCTCAGTGGGATCATCCGCAGACAGCCCGTCTCCCTGGATCTCAGCTGGACCAACATCTCCAAGAAGCAACTCAGCTGGCTCATCAACCGATTACCAG gtctgAGGGTGCTGCTGTTGTCGGGCTGCTCCTGGGTGGCCGTGTCAGCCCTGTGTACCTCCAGCTGCCCTCCGCTCCGCACCCTGGACGTCCAGTGGGTGGAGGGGCTCAAAGACGCCCAGATGAGAGACCTGCTGTCCCCCCCGACAGACAACAGACCAG GTCAGATGGACAACCGCTGTAAGCTGAGGAACATAGTGGACCTGCGCCTGGCCGGCCTGGACATCACCGACGCGTCTCTGCGTCTCATCATCCGACAGATGCCTTCCCTGTCCAGCCTGGACCTCAGCTACTGCAACCACATCAACGACCAGTCGGTCAACCTGCTGACGGCGGCAGGTACCACCACCAGAGACTCCCTCACGGTCGTCAACCTGTCAG TGTGTAACAGGGTGACAGACCACTCCCTCACCTTTTTCAAGCGCTGTGGAAGCATCTGTCAAATTGACCTCCGCTACTGCAAACAGGTGACCAAGACAGCCTGCGAACGTTTCAtagcggagatgtctgtgagtgtgcagTTCGGACTGAAGGAAGATAAATTGCTGCAGAAGCTCAGCTAG
- the kdm2ba gene encoding lysine (K)-specific demethylase 2Ba isoform X1, which yields MRITIQNLNRSENAGFDCLPNAAYKLQQRAANRPKPKMGTPAAVKLPSNRSSSGARRRRTRCRKCEACLRTECGECHFCKDMKKFGGPGRMKQSCIMRQCIAPVLPHTAVCVVCGEAGKEDTQEEEEDKFNVMLMECSICNEIVHPNCLKVKDTSGVVNEELPNCWECPKCNYAGKTGKVCKQKRGPGFKYASNLPGSLLREQKAAKEEADAGGSVRRREETPRHRLDEPVGRQPPLLSPSCLPRPRPEDKLRKKRKLFDDDEEEDLGVRKKGKSADPLFPKLLHQIKTEEEDQEEEEEEEEEDEEEREPFYRRVLERDEADDEEDSKADLPSPHLKTPFLDSDQSHCSSPRAGPSSEGGSETQEKGPRPKARRKRRIPNKELSKELSKALNQEIQKTEESLANENRQPLKEEPESENEEPKRPFRNGGGGDLGGERPHLRTREMNGTPWELRHFYPSQITPLGFNRSSPATRPLPPRSPPKCVQMERHVIRPPPISPPPDRLPLTDGKTHAMQREVWMKIFGYLPHKELCVNMRVCKTWNRWCCDKRLWTRIDLNRCKAISPLMLSGIIRRQPVSLDLSWTNISKKQLSWLINRLPGLRVLLLSGCSWVAVSALCTSSCPPLRTLDVQWVEGLKDAQMRDLLSPPTDNRPGQMDNRCKLRNIVDLRLAGLDITDASLRLIIRQMPSLSSLDLSYCNHINDQSVNLLTAAGTTTRDSLTVVNLSVCNRVTDHSLTFFKRCGSICQIDLRYCKQVTKTACERFIAEMSVSVQFGLKEDKLLQKLS from the exons ATGAGGATTACGATTCAGAATCTGAACAGGTCAGAGAACGCTGGATTTGACTGTTTGCCTAATGCTGCCTACAAGCTACAA CAACGGGCAGCCAATCGGCCAAAGCCCAAGATGGGGACGCCAGCTGCCGTCAAGCTGCCGTCCAATCGCAGCTCGTCTGGTGCGAGGCGCCGGCGGACACGCTGTCGGAAGTGTGAGGCATGCCTGCGGACCGAGTGTGGCGAGTGTCACTTCTGCAAAGACATGAAGAAGTTTGGAGGTCCGGGTCGCATGAAGCAGTCATGTATCATGAGGCAGTGCATCGCG CCGGTTCTTCCCCACACggccgtgtgtgtggtgtgtggtgaggcAGGCAAGGAGGAcacgcaggaggaggaagaggacaagttCAATGTCATGCTCATGGAGTGCTCCATCTGCAATGAGATAGTTCATCCCAACTGTCTCAAG GTTAAAGATACTTCGGGCGTGGTGAACGAAGAGCTCCCTAACTGTTGGGAGTGTCCCAAATGCAATTATGCTGGGAAAACTGGAAAA gTCTGCAAGCAAAAAAGAGGTCCAGGGTTCAAGTACGCCTCCAACCTCCCAGGCTCCCTGCTGAGGGAGCAGAAGGCCGCCAAGGAGGAGGCGGACGCGGGGGGCTCGGtccggaggagggaggagaccccCAGGCACCGGCTGGACGAGCCCGTCGGCCGACAGCCGCCTCTCCTGTCGCCCAGCTGCTTGCCTCGGCCCCGACCGGAGGACAAactgaggaagaagaggaagctgTTCGACGACGATGAGGAAGAGGACCTCGGCGTGAGGAAGAAG GGCAAGTCAGCTGATCCTCTCTTCCCCAAACTTCTCCATCAAATCAAGACGGAGGAAGAGgaccaagaggaggaggaggaggaagaggaggaggatgaggaggagcggGAACCTTTCTACCGGCGTGTCCTTGAAAGGGACGAAGCTGACGATGAAGAGGACAGCAAGGCCGACCTGCCGAGTCCCCACCTCAAGACGCCTTTTCTGGACAGCGACCAGTCGCACTGCAGCTCCCCCCGGGCGGGGCCCAGCAGCGAGGGAGGCAGCGAGACCCAGGAGAAGGGCCCGCGGCCCAAAGCCCGCCGCAAGCGCCGCATCCCCAACAAGGAGCTGAGCAAGGAGCTGAGCAAAGCCCTCAACCAGGAGATCCAGAAGACCGAGGAGTCCCTGGCCAATGAGAACCGCCAGCCCCTCAAGGAGGAGCCCGAGAGCGAGAACGAGGAGCCCAAGAGGCCCTTCCGGAACGGCGGCGGCGGCGACCTGGGAGGTGAGCGGCCCCACCTCAGGACCAGGGAGATGAACGGCACCCCCTGGGAGCTGCGCCACTTCTACCCCAGTCAGATCACCCCTCTGGGCTTCAACAGGAGCTCCCCCGCCACCCGGCCCCTGCCCCCGCGCTCCCCGCCCAAGTGTGTCCAAATGGAGAGACACGTCATCCGCCCGCCCCCCATCAGCCCCCCTCCGGACAGGCTGCCCCTCACGGACGGCAAGACCCACGCCATGCagagggaggtctggatgaaGATCTTCGGGTACCTCCCTCACAAGGAGCTGTGTGTCAACATGCGGGTCTGCAAGACCTGGAACAGATG GTGCTGTGACAAAAGGCTGTGGACCCGGATTGACCTGAATCGCTGCAAGGCCATCTCACCGCTCATGCTCAGTGGGATCATCCGCAGACAGCCCGTCTCCCTGGATCTCAGCTGGACCAACATCTCCAAGAAGCAACTCAGCTGGCTCATCAACCGATTACCAG gtctgAGGGTGCTGCTGTTGTCGGGCTGCTCCTGGGTGGCCGTGTCAGCCCTGTGTACCTCCAGCTGCCCTCCGCTCCGCACCCTGGACGTCCAGTGGGTGGAGGGGCTCAAAGACGCCCAGATGAGAGACCTGCTGTCCCCCCCGACAGACAACAGACCAG GTCAGATGGACAACCGCTGTAAGCTGAGGAACATAGTGGACCTGCGCCTGGCCGGCCTGGACATCACCGACGCGTCTCTGCGTCTCATCATCCGACAGATGCCTTCCCTGTCCAGCCTGGACCTCAGCTACTGCAACCACATCAACGACCAGTCGGTCAACCTGCTGACGGCGGCAGGTACCACCACCAGAGACTCCCTCACGGTCGTCAACCTGTCAG TGTGTAACAGGGTGACAGACCACTCCCTCACCTTTTTCAAGCGCTGTGGAAGCATCTGTCAAATTGACCTCCGCTACTGCAAACAGGTGACCAAGACAGCCTGCGAACGTTTCAtagcggagatgtctgtgagtgtgcagTTCGGACTGAAGGAAGATAAATTGCTGCAGAAGCTCAGCTAG
- the kdm2ba gene encoding lysine (K)-specific demethylase 2Ba isoform X2, which yields MRITIQNLNRSENAGFDCLPNAAYKLQQRAANRPKPKMGTPAAVKLPSNRSSSGARRRRTRCRKCEACLRTECGECHFCKDMKKFGGPGRMKQSCIMRQCIAPVLPHTAVCVVCGEAGKEDTQEEEEDKFNVMLMECSICNEIVHPNCLKVKDTSGVVNEELPNCWECPKCNYAGKTGKQKRGPGFKYASNLPGSLLREQKAAKEEADAGGSVRRREETPRHRLDEPVGRQPPLLSPSCLPRPRPEDKLRKKRKLFDDDEEEDLGVRKKGKSADPLFPKLLHQIKTEEEDQEEEEEEEEEDEEEREPFYRRVLERDEADDEEDSKADLPSPHLKTPFLDSDQSHCSSPRAGPSSEGGSETQEKGPRPKARRKRRIPNKELSKELSKALNQEIQKTEESLANENRQPLKEEPESENEEPKRPFRNGGGGDLGGERPHLRTREMNGTPWELRHFYPSQITPLGFNRSSPATRPLPPRSPPKCVQMERHVIRPPPISPPPDRLPLTDGKTHAMQREVWMKIFGYLPHKELCVNMRVCKTWNRWCCDKRLWTRIDLNRCKAISPLMLSGIIRRQPVSLDLSWTNISKKQLSWLINRLPGLRVLLLSGCSWVAVSALCTSSCPPLRTLDVQWVEGLKDAQMRDLLSPPTDNRPGQMDNRCKLRNIVDLRLAGLDITDASLRLIIRQMPSLSSLDLSYCNHINDQSVNLLTAAGTTTRDSLTVVNLSVCNRVTDHSLTFFKRCGSICQIDLRYCKQVTKTACERFIAEMSVSVQFGLKEDKLLQKLS from the exons ATGAGGATTACGATTCAGAATCTGAACAGGTCAGAGAACGCTGGATTTGACTGTTTGCCTAATGCTGCCTACAAGCTACAA CAACGGGCAGCCAATCGGCCAAAGCCCAAGATGGGGACGCCAGCTGCCGTCAAGCTGCCGTCCAATCGCAGCTCGTCTGGTGCGAGGCGCCGGCGGACACGCTGTCGGAAGTGTGAGGCATGCCTGCGGACCGAGTGTGGCGAGTGTCACTTCTGCAAAGACATGAAGAAGTTTGGAGGTCCGGGTCGCATGAAGCAGTCATGTATCATGAGGCAGTGCATCGCG CCGGTTCTTCCCCACACggccgtgtgtgtggtgtgtggtgaggcAGGCAAGGAGGAcacgcaggaggaggaagaggacaagttCAATGTCATGCTCATGGAGTGCTCCATCTGCAATGAGATAGTTCATCCCAACTGTCTCAAG GTTAAAGATACTTCGGGCGTGGTGAACGAAGAGCTCCCTAACTGTTGGGAGTGTCCCAAATGCAATTATGCTGGGAAAACTGGAAAA CAAAAAAGAGGTCCAGGGTTCAAGTACGCCTCCAACCTCCCAGGCTCCCTGCTGAGGGAGCAGAAGGCCGCCAAGGAGGAGGCGGACGCGGGGGGCTCGGtccggaggagggaggagaccccCAGGCACCGGCTGGACGAGCCCGTCGGCCGACAGCCGCCTCTCCTGTCGCCCAGCTGCTTGCCTCGGCCCCGACCGGAGGACAAactgaggaagaagaggaagctgTTCGACGACGATGAGGAAGAGGACCTCGGCGTGAGGAAGAAG GGCAAGTCAGCTGATCCTCTCTTCCCCAAACTTCTCCATCAAATCAAGACGGAGGAAGAGgaccaagaggaggaggaggaggaagaggaggaggatgaggaggagcggGAACCTTTCTACCGGCGTGTCCTTGAAAGGGACGAAGCTGACGATGAAGAGGACAGCAAGGCCGACCTGCCGAGTCCCCACCTCAAGACGCCTTTTCTGGACAGCGACCAGTCGCACTGCAGCTCCCCCCGGGCGGGGCCCAGCAGCGAGGGAGGCAGCGAGACCCAGGAGAAGGGCCCGCGGCCCAAAGCCCGCCGCAAGCGCCGCATCCCCAACAAGGAGCTGAGCAAGGAGCTGAGCAAAGCCCTCAACCAGGAGATCCAGAAGACCGAGGAGTCCCTGGCCAATGAGAACCGCCAGCCCCTCAAGGAGGAGCCCGAGAGCGAGAACGAGGAGCCCAAGAGGCCCTTCCGGAACGGCGGCGGCGGCGACCTGGGAGGTGAGCGGCCCCACCTCAGGACCAGGGAGATGAACGGCACCCCCTGGGAGCTGCGCCACTTCTACCCCAGTCAGATCACCCCTCTGGGCTTCAACAGGAGCTCCCCCGCCACCCGGCCCCTGCCCCCGCGCTCCCCGCCCAAGTGTGTCCAAATGGAGAGACACGTCATCCGCCCGCCCCCCATCAGCCCCCCTCCGGACAGGCTGCCCCTCACGGACGGCAAGACCCACGCCATGCagagggaggtctggatgaaGATCTTCGGGTACCTCCCTCACAAGGAGCTGTGTGTCAACATGCGGGTCTGCAAGACCTGGAACAGATG GTGCTGTGACAAAAGGCTGTGGACCCGGATTGACCTGAATCGCTGCAAGGCCATCTCACCGCTCATGCTCAGTGGGATCATCCGCAGACAGCCCGTCTCCCTGGATCTCAGCTGGACCAACATCTCCAAGAAGCAACTCAGCTGGCTCATCAACCGATTACCAG gtctgAGGGTGCTGCTGTTGTCGGGCTGCTCCTGGGTGGCCGTGTCAGCCCTGTGTACCTCCAGCTGCCCTCCGCTCCGCACCCTGGACGTCCAGTGGGTGGAGGGGCTCAAAGACGCCCAGATGAGAGACCTGCTGTCCCCCCCGACAGACAACAGACCAG GTCAGATGGACAACCGCTGTAAGCTGAGGAACATAGTGGACCTGCGCCTGGCCGGCCTGGACATCACCGACGCGTCTCTGCGTCTCATCATCCGACAGATGCCTTCCCTGTCCAGCCTGGACCTCAGCTACTGCAACCACATCAACGACCAGTCGGTCAACCTGCTGACGGCGGCAGGTACCACCACCAGAGACTCCCTCACGGTCGTCAACCTGTCAG TGTGTAACAGGGTGACAGACCACTCCCTCACCTTTTTCAAGCGCTGTGGAAGCATCTGTCAAATTGACCTCCGCTACTGCAAACAGGTGACCAAGACAGCCTGCGAACGTTTCAtagcggagatgtctgtgagtgtgcagTTCGGACTGAAGGAAGATAAATTGCTGCAGAAGCTCAGCTAG
- the rnf34a gene encoding E3 ubiquitin-protein ligase RNF34a, protein MKAGASSMWASCCGLLNEVMGTGAVRGQQPGFGAGAGPFRFAPSAGYSTYPPTTSGSPSLVCKACGQAFSVFRRKHVCCECKKSFCSLCSVLQDNQRTCATCHLLKGTAFQRPLLMRLRVKDLRQYLVLRNVPTDTCREKQDLVDLVLCHQGAGGAEEEEDDLDRASLSSRVLYTPPPSAAHSASELTALAVSQGEALSPSDSTGTNQDLGDVTSFSLLNLEPSEHTPEVSPQTRRQARASLSDISSHRDIEGLSVRQLKEILARNFVNFSGCCEKWELVERVGRLYREAEDNRKPVENVSTAVSADGERSQLTSHDDSLCRICMDAVIDCVLLECGHMVTCTKCGKRMSECPICRQYVVRAVHVFKS, encoded by the exons ATGAAG GCGGGGGCCTCGTCCATGTGGGCTTCGTGCTGTGGTCTGCTGAATGAAGTCATGGGCACAGGGGCGGTACGAGGCCAGCAGCCCGGGTTCGGAGCGGGAGCGGGACCCTTTCGATTTGCCCCCAGCGCGGGCTACTCCACATACCCACCCACAACCTCAGGGAGCCCCAGCCTGGTGTGCAAGGCCTGTGGACAGGCCTTCTCTGTGTTCCGAAGAAAG catgTTTGCTGCGAATGCAAGAAGAGCTTCTGCTCGCTGTGCTCCGTGCTCCAGGACAACCAGCGCACCTGTGCCACCTGTCACCTGCTGAAGGGCACGGCCTTCCAGCGCCCGCTGCTCATGCGCCTGCGTGTCAAAGACCTGCGCCAGTACCTGGTGCTGCGCAACGTCCCCACCGACACCTGCAGGGAGAAGCAGGACCTGGTGGACCTGGTGCTGTGTCaccagggggccgggggggcggaggaggaggaggacgacctCGACAGGGCCAGCCTCAGCTCCCGCGTCCTCTACACCCCGCCCCCGTCGGCGGCGCACTCGGCGTCCGAGCTGACCGCCCTCGCCGTGTCTCAGGGGGAGGCGCTCAGCCCGAGTGACAGCACAGGGACCAATCAG GATCTAGGCGATGTtacgtctttctccctcttgaaCTTGGAACCCAGTGAACACACTCCAGAG gtgAGCCCTCAGACACGGAGGCAGGCCCGGGCCTCCCTCTCCGACATCTCCAGCCACAGGGACATCGAGGGTCTGTCTGTCCGGCAGCTGAAGGAGATCCTGGCCAGGAACTTTGTCAACTTCTCAGGGTGCTGTGAGAAGTGGGAGCTTGTGGAGCGCGTGggcaggctgtacagggaggcCGAGGACAACAGGAAGCCAG TGGAAAACGTGAGCACAGCTGTCAGTGCAG ACGGCGAGCGATCTCAGCTGACCAGCCACGACGACAGCCTGTGCAGGATCTGCATGGACGCCGTCATCGACTGCGTGCTCCTGGAGTGCGGTCACATGGTCACCTGCACCAAGTGTGGCAAGAGGATGAGCGAGTGCCCCATCTGCAGGCAGTACGTGGTGAGGGCCGTGCACGTCTTCAAGTCTTAA